One window of the Runella slithyformis DSM 19594 genome contains the following:
- a CDS encoding bifunctional folylpolyglutamate synthase/dihydrofolate synthase, whose protein sequence is MNYQQTIAYLYEKLPVFHRVGAVALKPGLENITALCDALGSPQTQFKSIHVGGTNGKGSTSHLLSAILQSAGYKVGLHTSPHLKSYTERFKINGKPCEERVVVDFVAAHKSLIEKIQPSFFEISVALAFDFFAQQNVDIAIIEVGLGGRLDSTNIINPVLSIITNISFDHMDLLGDTLAQISFEKAGIVKAHTPVVISETHPETAPVFLRKAEESEAPIFFADQIYSVHSLALEDGKRRLKVESNLDLIPINEEVEIDLVGSYQIKNVVGIWQSVKVLNQLGFHISRQAVEIGMANCAKLTAFKGRWQVLSETPMTVADVAHNYGGLCETIEQINSYDFDRLHLVLGFVKDKDVQGILPLFPKNATFYFCTFDSPRALSVQELVYIVDNFDLTCSFYRDVTSALEAARQNATLKDFIYVGGSTFVVSELPEI, encoded by the coding sequence ATGAATTATCAGCAAACCATTGCCTATTTATATGAAAAACTGCCCGTTTTTCACCGCGTTGGAGCCGTTGCGTTAAAGCCCGGCCTAGAAAACATCACTGCGTTGTGTGATGCCTTAGGGAGCCCGCAAACGCAGTTTAAAAGCATTCATGTAGGCGGTACAAATGGCAAGGGCAGTACTTCTCATTTGCTGTCAGCTATCCTTCAATCTGCCGGATATAAAGTGGGATTGCATACATCACCCCATTTAAAATCGTATACCGAGCGCTTTAAAATCAACGGGAAACCCTGTGAGGAGCGGGTGGTGGTCGATTTTGTGGCAGCGCACAAATCATTGATTGAAAAAATTCAGCCGTCTTTTTTTGAAATCAGTGTGGCATTGGCGTTTGATTTTTTTGCGCAACAAAACGTAGATATTGCCATCATCGAAGTAGGATTAGGAGGTCGGTTGGATTCTACCAACATCATAAACCCCGTTTTATCCATAATAACGAATATCAGTTTTGACCATATGGATTTATTGGGTGATACACTTGCCCAAATTTCATTTGAAAAAGCGGGGATTGTTAAAGCCCATACCCCTGTGGTTATTTCTGAAACACACCCCGAAACCGCACCTGTCTTTCTTCGAAAAGCAGAAGAATCAGAGGCTCCTATTTTTTTTGCGGATCAAATCTATTCGGTCCATTCTCTCGCATTGGAGGATGGAAAGCGTCGGTTGAAGGTAGAAAGTAATCTTGACTTAATTCCGATCAACGAGGAGGTTGAAATTGATTTGGTGGGTAGCTACCAAATCAAAAATGTAGTCGGAATATGGCAAAGTGTTAAGGTGTTAAATCAACTCGGTTTCCATATCTCTCGTCAAGCTGTTGAGATCGGGATGGCCAATTGTGCAAAGCTCACGGCTTTTAAAGGGCGTTGGCAGGTGCTGAGTGAAACTCCCATGACTGTTGCTGATGTAGCCCATAACTATGGAGGACTCTGTGAAACTATTGAGCAAATCAACAGCTATGATTTTGACCGATTACATTTGGTCTTAGGCTTTGTCAAGGATAAAGACGTACAGGGAATTTTACCCCTTTTCCCGAAGAACGCAACTTTTTATTTCTGTACCTTTGACTCGCCTCGCGCGCTTTCAGTTCAGGAATTAGTCTACATAGTTGATAATTTTGATTTAACATGTAGTTTTTATCGTGATGTAACATCCGCACTGGAGGCAGCACGACAAAATGCAACATTAAAGGATTTTATTTACGTTGGAGGCAGTACTTTTGTGGTTTCTGAATTGCCTGAGATTTGA
- the trmB gene encoding tRNA (guanosine(46)-N7)-methyltransferase TrmB — MSRKKLIKFANNALANNVLELGKPLYETIRGKWNESYFLNTNPIVLELACGRGEYSVGLAKLYPEMNFIGIDVKGDRLAAGSKQATDLGLVNVAFLRTNIEFLQNFFEEGEVAEIWITFPDPFNLKKRIRRRLTHPHFLEKYRAVMQKDGLFHLKTDNRELFDFTMEELFQFGVRDLEATFDLYQSQMHDDHHGIKTRFEQIFTEKGFPVHYLRGRFL, encoded by the coding sequence TTGAGCCGTAAGAAACTTATCAAATTTGCTAATAATGCACTGGCTAACAATGTGTTGGAGCTTGGAAAGCCACTCTATGAAACTATAAGGGGAAAGTGGAACGAAAGCTATTTTTTGAACACTAATCCCATTGTACTTGAGTTAGCCTGTGGAAGAGGCGAATATTCGGTTGGATTGGCTAAGCTTTATCCCGAAATGAATTTTATCGGTATTGATGTCAAGGGCGACCGACTGGCTGCCGGCAGTAAGCAGGCAACAGATCTTGGTTTGGTTAATGTAGCCTTTTTGCGAACCAATATCGAATTTCTTCAAAATTTCTTTGAAGAAGGAGAGGTGGCCGAAATCTGGATTACATTCCCGGATCCCTTTAATCTAAAAAAACGCATTCGGCGTCGATTGACACATCCTCACTTCCTCGAAAAATACCGTGCCGTGATGCAGAAAGACGGCTTATTTCACTTGAAGACCGACAATCGTGAGTTGTTTGATTTTACGATGGAAGAGCTTTTTCAGTTTGGAGTCAGGGATTTAGAAGCTACTTTTGACCTCTATCAATCTCAAATGCATGATGATCATCACGGAATTAAAACTCGTTTCGAACAAATATTTACTGAAAAAGGCTTCCCCGTGCACTATTTAAGAGGACGATTCTTATAA
- the gap gene encoding type I glyceraldehyde-3-phosphate dehydrogenase, producing MTKVKVAINGFGRIGRLAYRQIYNMPDIDVVAINDLTSPSVLAHLLKYDTAQGRFNEDVTSTDNSIIVNGDEVRIYAQKNPAEIPWGAHEVDVVLECTGFFTDKDKATAHITAGAKRVVISAPATGDLKTVVFNVNHGILDGSETIISCASCTTNCLAPMAKALNDAFGIEIGSMTTVHAYTNDQNTLDAPHPKGDLRRARAAASNIVPNSTGAAKAIGLVLPELKGKLDGGAQRIPVITGSLTELTVILNKKVTAEEVNATMKAASNESFGYNEDEIVSSDIVGTSFGSLFDATQTKVINVGDKQLVKTVSWYDNEMSYVSQLVRTVKYFAQLISK from the coding sequence ATGACAAAAGTTAAAGTAGCCATCAATGGATTCGGACGTATCGGCAGACTGGCCTATCGACAAATTTATAACATGCCGGATATTGATGTTGTAGCAATCAATGATCTTACCAGTCCGTCTGTATTGGCCCATCTCTTAAAATATGATACTGCACAAGGCAGATTTAACGAGGATGTAACTTCTACCGATAACAGCATTATAGTAAATGGAGATGAAGTACGTATATATGCACAAAAGAACCCCGCAGAAATCCCCTGGGGAGCTCATGAAGTAGATGTAGTACTTGAATGTACAGGGTTTTTTACCGACAAAGATAAAGCTACTGCACACATTACTGCTGGTGCCAAAAGAGTTGTTATCAGTGCTCCCGCTACCGGTGATTTAAAAACAGTCGTTTTTAACGTAAACCACGGTATATTGGATGGCAGCGAGACCATTATAAGCTGTGCAAGCTGTACTACTAACTGTCTGGCTCCTATGGCAAAGGCTCTAAACGATGCCTTCGGAATCGAAATTGGAAGTATGACGACTGTACATGCTTATACAAACGATCAAAATACACTTGATGCACCTCACCCTAAAGGCGATTTAAGACGCGCAAGAGCTGCTGCCTCTAACATTGTTCCTAATAGTACAGGTGCTGCTAAAGCAATCGGATTAGTACTGCCGGAACTAAAAGGTAAACTGGATGGGGGTGCTCAACGCATTCCTGTAATTACAGGAAGCTTAACCGAATTGACCGTTATTTTAAACAAAAAAGTGACGGCAGAAGAAGTAAATGCAACAATGAAAGCAGCCAGCAATGAAAGCTTTGGCTATAACGAGGATGAAATCGTAAGCAGCGATATCGTTGGTACTTCTTTCGGAAGCCTGTTTGATGCAACTCAAACAAAAGTAATCAACGTTGGCGACAAACAATTAGTGAAAACAGTAAGTTGGTACGATAACGAAATGAGCTACGTAAGTCAATTAGTCCGTACGGTAAAATACTTTGCGCAATTGATTTCAAAATAG
- a CDS encoding 2,3,4,5-tetrahydropyridine-2,6-dicarboxylate N-succinyltransferase — protein sequence MNEKVQIEAAWNNRELAKEPSVIQAIENVIDALNAGSIRVAEPTEEGWVVNDWIKKAILLYFPIRQMELKEIGIFEYHDKMKLKTGYKASGVRVVPPAVARHGAYLAKGVILMPSYVNIGAYVDEGTMVDTWATVGSCAQIGKHVHLSGGVGIGGVLEPPQAAPVIIEDGAFIGSRCIVVEGAHIGKRAVLGAGVTITGSSKILDVTGDEVIEYKGYVPDDCVVIPGSYPKSFPAGTFHVPCALIIGKRKPSTDLKTSLNDALRENNVAV from the coding sequence ATGAACGAAAAAGTACAAATAGAGGCTGCTTGGAATAACAGAGAATTGGCAAAAGAGCCATCAGTAATTCAGGCGATTGAGAACGTCATTGACGCACTTAATGCAGGTAGCATTCGCGTTGCAGAACCGACAGAAGAAGGTTGGGTTGTAAATGACTGGATAAAAAAAGCCATTCTCCTTTATTTCCCTATAAGACAAATGGAACTAAAGGAAATAGGTATCTTTGAATACCACGACAAAATGAAACTAAAGACGGGGTACAAAGCCTCGGGAGTGCGGGTAGTGCCGCCTGCAGTAGCAAGACACGGTGCGTACTTAGCAAAAGGAGTGATACTCATGCCATCCTATGTCAACATAGGAGCTTACGTAGACGAGGGAACAATGGTCGATACCTGGGCTACAGTGGGAAGCTGCGCACAAATAGGAAAACATGTACACTTAAGTGGAGGCGTTGGAATAGGAGGGGTTCTGGAGCCGCCACAGGCAGCTCCGGTCATCATCGAAGACGGAGCCTTCATAGGTTCACGCTGCATTGTAGTCGAAGGGGCTCACATTGGAAAACGAGCAGTACTGGGAGCGGGGGTCACTATAACAGGAAGTTCAAAAATCCTGGACGTTACGGGTGACGAAGTAATCGAATATAAAGGATACGTTCCCGACGACTGTGTTGTTATTCCCGGAAGTTATCCAAAATCTTTTCCGGCAGGCACTTTTCACGTTCCATGCGCTTTGATCATAGGAAAAAGAAAACCAAGTACTGATCTAAAGACATCACTTAATGATGCCCTCCGAGAGAACAATGTAGCTGTCTAA
- a CDS encoding helix-turn-helix transcriptional regulator, with the protein MATFSDFTDLRYLKNNKIRVILHQNNMNASQFADAIKVQRSTISHILAYRNRPSHDILEKIVAWNEKYNLDWFRTQSPEEAQIITQLIENQGYGGAKVSNVTTPELREKNYSHKLSGSSDSRAVQIKPEVSSPNHSQEPLKPRRAVLITIVYDDGSSQVIPVDPNSKFNQFLGQ; encoded by the coding sequence ATGGCAACCTTTTCAGATTTTACAGACCTTCGATACTTAAAGAATAATAAGATTCGCGTCATTCTTCATCAGAATAACATGAATGCTTCCCAGTTTGCTGATGCCATCAAGGTTCAGCGTTCCACTATTTCACATATCTTAGCCTATCGTAATCGACCCAGTCATGACATATTGGAAAAGATTGTCGCCTGGAATGAAAAATACAATTTGGATTGGTTTCGTACTCAATCGCCTGAAGAGGCTCAAATAATAACACAACTAATTGAAAATCAGGGATACGGAGGGGCCAAAGTCAGTAATGTAACGACGCCTGAATTGCGCGAAAAAAATTACTCCCACAAGCTATCCGGTTCATCCGATTCTAGAGCGGTTCAAATTAAGCCTGAGGTAAGCAGTCCCAATCATTCCCAGGAACCTTTGAAACCGCGTCGTGCAGTACTCATAACAATTGTTTATGACGATGGAAGCTCTCAAGTAATTCCTGTTGATCCCAATTCTAAATTCAACCAATTTTTGGGTCAATAA
- a CDS encoding tetratricopeptide repeat protein produces MKKLIVTSAFSFFALSAFSQIDKILLEQKKKEKEKSDKAITDPKAGAKSSTWLDRGKLYDEIARLYTDMDSSAALVAYESFKKAVEVDAAKPGKVTKDAQKYLSGGTDDTGTNLGTALVKQGAEKFQTKKYDEAIKFFNIAQEVNPKDTLAPLYGAYSAMQSQKNDIAATMMEQYIEKGGRDAGNFALLAQLYRIEKKNDKALTILDKGMQILPENKTAFKAERVNVLLDTQRLDEAKVALDELITLDPKNAQYALNLGILNDNEVNQLTAEIKKLAEASKKTGSVDRKIKEAEETDKVFSDEIKRISGLIVKQPKNADLKRQRAEVETKQKENKVVLEEAKAELAKTKEEIAKLGDTNAKIADLNGKLMKAREAAKSAYGRALASDPNNYDALYNMGVFFFNEAVEMKKEVDAMDMKEYNAKGKDIEPKVCGKFKQSMPYFTKAKAIKEEEAVVEILKQLDVILKEFEGKKIVCEEAK; encoded by the coding sequence ATGAAAAAGTTGATCGTAACATCTGCTTTTAGTTTTTTTGCCCTTTCTGCCTTTTCTCAGATAGACAAAATACTACTGGAACAGAAAAAGAAAGAAAAAGAGAAAAGCGACAAAGCAATTACAGATCCAAAAGCCGGTGCCAAATCAAGTACTTGGTTGGATCGCGGTAAATTGTATGATGAAATCGCCCGTTTATATACTGATATGGATTCAAGTGCCGCACTTGTAGCGTATGAGTCATTTAAAAAAGCGGTAGAAGTAGATGCGGCAAAGCCGGGGAAAGTGACTAAAGACGCCCAAAAATATTTATCAGGAGGAACTGACGATACAGGTACAAACTTGGGGACTGCATTGGTTAAGCAGGGAGCTGAAAAGTTCCAAACGAAAAAATACGATGAGGCAATTAAATTCTTTAACATTGCTCAGGAAGTAAATCCAAAAGATACGTTGGCGCCCCTTTATGGTGCATACAGTGCCATGCAAAGCCAAAAAAATGATATTGCAGCTACCATGATGGAGCAATACATTGAAAAAGGAGGGAGGGATGCCGGAAACTTTGCTTTGTTGGCTCAGTTGTATCGTATTGAAAAGAAAAATGATAAAGCCCTGACCATTCTGGATAAAGGGATGCAGATTTTACCTGAAAATAAAACCGCGTTTAAAGCAGAAAGGGTAAACGTATTATTAGACACTCAGCGTCTTGACGAAGCGAAAGTAGCGTTGGATGAGTTAATCACCTTAGATCCTAAAAACGCTCAATATGCCCTTAATCTTGGTATTCTGAACGATAATGAGGTTAATCAGTTGACGGCTGAAATAAAAAAGCTTGCTGAAGCCTCTAAAAAAACCGGAAGTGTTGATCGTAAAATTAAAGAAGCGGAAGAAACTGACAAAGTTTTTTCAGATGAGATCAAGCGTATTTCAGGTTTGATTGTCAAGCAGCCGAAAAATGCTGATTTGAAACGTCAAAGGGCTGAAGTAGAAACAAAGCAGAAAGAAAATAAAGTTGTTTTGGAAGAAGCAAAGGCTGAATTGGCTAAGACGAAAGAAGAAATCGCCAAATTGGGCGATACAAATGCTAAAATAGCAGATTTGAACGGCAAGCTTATGAAAGCTCGTGAAGCTGCTAAATCCGCCTATGGCAGAGCGTTGGCCTCGGATCCAAATAACTATGATGCGCTTTACAATATGGGTGTGTTTTTTTTCAACGAAGCTGTTGAAATGAAAAAAGAAGTTGACGCTATGGATATGAAAGAATATAATGCCAAAGGGAAAGATATTGAACCTAAGGTGTGTGGCAAGTTTAAGCAATCAATGCCTTATTTCACAAAAGCAAAAGCTATCAAGGAGGAGGAAGCCGTTGTTGAAATCCTAAAACAATTGGATGTTATACTGAAAGAATTTGAAGGTAAGAAAATAGTCTGCGAGGAAGCCAAGTAA
- the gyrA gene encoding DNA gyrase subunit A: MSENTGNIIPINIEEEMRTAYIDYSMSVIISRALPDARDGLKPVHRRVLYTMFESGFLHNRPYKKSARTVGDVMAKYHPHGDASIYDTMVRMAQPWSLRYMLIDGQGNFGSLDGDSPAAMRYTESRLKRIAEEMLQDINKETVNFQPNYDDSDEEPTVLPAKLPNLLLNGSSGIAVGMATNMAPHNLTEVIDGTIAYIENNEITIQELIQYVKAPDFPTGAVIYGYQGVRSAYETGRGRVIMRAVATFEQTRTGREQIVITEIPYMVNKADMIKRIADMVNDKRLDGISAIRDESDRDGIRIVFELKKDSIPNIVLNHLYKFTPLQSSFSINNVALVKGRPALLNLKDLIKYYVEHRVEVITRRTQYDLREAEKRAHILQGLLIALDNLDAVIKLIRSARDPETARNGLVEQFSLSEPQARAILDMRLQRLTGMERDKIIAEYDELMKFIADLQDILGNESRKLQIIKDELTDLRARYGDARRSKIEYAAEEFADEDMIADEEMLITISHQGYVKRTPIGEYRTQGRGGVGSRGVTTKDDDFTEHLFSATMLNYLLIFTEFGKLFWLKVYEIPEGSKTAKGRPIQNLINIESGDKVRAVINVRTLSDADYINNNYIIMCTEEGTIKKTLLEAYSRPRANGIAAITINEGDRLLDVALTNGDNQIIIASKEGKAVRFHESRVRPMGRTAAGVKGIELGEEGTSNKAIGMLCVSNLEKQLMVVSENGYGKRSQIEDYRETNRGAKGVTTLNITEKVGSLVAIKEVSDSDDLMIINKSGIAIRMSVTEIRVAGRNTQGVRLIKLNEGDEISSVTRIESEEEVVEGNGEENNVAPETQIKSQMA; this comes from the coding sequence ATGTCAGAAAACACCGGTAATATTATCCCCATTAATATTGAGGAAGAGATGCGTACGGCTTACATTGATTATTCAATGTCTGTCATTATTTCTCGTGCACTCCCTGATGCTCGCGATGGATTGAAACCTGTTCACCGTCGGGTGCTTTATACAATGTTTGAATCGGGCTTTTTGCACAATCGCCCTTATAAAAAATCTGCACGTACCGTCGGAGACGTGATGGCCAAGTACCACCCCCACGGAGATGCGTCTATTTATGACACCATGGTTCGTATGGCGCAGCCTTGGTCGCTTCGATACATGCTGATTGATGGTCAGGGAAACTTCGGATCATTGGACGGAGACTCTCCGGCAGCAATGCGTTATACCGAATCCAGGCTAAAAAGGATTGCGGAAGAAATGCTCCAGGATATCAATAAAGAGACAGTCAATTTTCAGCCAAATTATGATGATTCGGACGAAGAACCAACTGTATTGCCTGCAAAATTACCCAATCTGCTTTTAAACGGTTCATCAGGTATTGCCGTTGGAATGGCCACAAACATGGCTCCGCATAATCTCACTGAGGTCATTGATGGAACCATTGCATACATTGAAAATAATGAGATCACTATTCAGGAATTGATTCAGTATGTCAAAGCACCTGATTTTCCCACCGGAGCTGTTATCTATGGTTATCAAGGCGTTAGATCTGCTTATGAGACCGGACGAGGCAGGGTGATCATGCGTGCTGTCGCTACTTTTGAACAAACTCGTACAGGCCGGGAGCAAATTGTGATTACGGAGATTCCGTACATGGTCAATAAAGCAGATATGATCAAGCGGATCGCCGACATGGTCAATGATAAGCGTTTGGACGGTATTTCGGCGATTCGCGATGAATCTGACCGTGACGGCATCCGGATTGTATTTGAGTTAAAAAAAGACAGTATTCCCAATATTGTTCTTAACCACCTCTACAAATTTACGCCGCTGCAATCATCGTTCAGCATTAACAACGTTGCTTTGGTTAAAGGACGTCCGGCGTTGCTGAACCTGAAAGACCTGATAAAGTACTATGTTGAGCACCGGGTAGAGGTCATTACACGTCGGACTCAATATGACTTGCGGGAGGCAGAAAAACGGGCACACATATTACAGGGACTCCTTATTGCACTGGATAACTTAGATGCGGTCATTAAACTTATTCGCAGTGCCCGTGATCCTGAGACTGCCCGTAACGGACTTGTTGAGCAATTCAGCCTGAGCGAACCTCAAGCCCGTGCCATTCTGGATATGCGTTTGCAGCGTTTGACCGGAATGGAGCGTGACAAGATCATTGCTGAATATGATGAACTCATGAAGTTTATTGCTGATTTACAGGATATTTTGGGTAACGAAAGCCGTAAACTTCAAATCATCAAAGACGAGCTTACAGATTTGAGAGCTCGCTACGGTGATGCTCGTCGTTCAAAAATTGAGTACGCAGCGGAAGAATTTGCGGACGAGGACATGATTGCGGATGAAGAGATGTTGATTACTATTTCGCATCAGGGCTATGTAAAACGTACACCGATCGGCGAATACCGTACACAGGGCAGGGGAGGAGTTGGTTCAAGGGGAGTTACCACCAAAGACGACGACTTTACTGAACATTTATTCTCAGCAACTATGCTGAATTATTTATTGATTTTTACCGAATTCGGTAAGTTATTCTGGCTCAAAGTATATGAGATCCCTGAAGGGTCTAAAACGGCAAAAGGTCGACCCATTCAAAACCTGATCAATATTGAATCAGGTGACAAAGTACGAGCCGTGATAAATGTACGGACACTGAGTGATGCTGATTATATCAACAATAATTATATCATCATGTGTACCGAAGAGGGAACCATTAAGAAAACCCTGTTGGAAGCGTATTCAAGGCCAAGAGCAAATGGTATTGCGGCTATTACCATCAATGAAGGAGATCGACTGCTAGATGTAGCATTGACCAATGGTGACAATCAGATCATCATTGCTTCAAAAGAAGGGAAAGCTGTACGATTCCATGAAAGTCGGGTACGTCCTATGGGTCGTACGGCTGCCGGAGTAAAAGGCATCGAACTAGGTGAAGAAGGAACCTCAAACAAAGCTATAGGAATGCTGTGTGTCAGCAACTTGGAAAAACAGTTGATGGTTGTTTCAGAAAATGGCTATGGAAAACGTTCTCAAATTGAAGACTACCGCGAAACTAACCGGGGCGCTAAAGGAGTAACTACCCTGAATATTACGGAGAAAGTCGGTAGTTTGGTAGCCATCAAAGAGGTATCAGACAGCGATGATTTAATGATTATCAATAAATCGGGTATTGCCATTCGTATGTCAGTGACCGAAATTCGTGTTGCCGGACGGAACACACAGGGCGTTCGATTGATAAAGTTAAATGAAGGGGACGAAATATCTTCCGTCACCCGAATAGAATCCGAAGAAGAAGTTGTTGAAGGGAATGGAGAAGAAAATAATGTTGCTCCTGAAACCCAGATCAAATCCCAGATGGCATAG
- a CDS encoding DUF349 domain-containing protein, whose amino-acid sequence MINDGAELSESEQLTQQSVAAMEELDVVEEQSVDYTQLDKKGLVNLLENQLIIAKSEGAKPADFKRTDEILKEVKGFFDQIRKTERDEAEQRYIAETGSEEGFEFKPDDLSLRFESLYRQIKDVKNHYFQDLEKFKDKNFSVKTQLLQRLRELVDADEANTKNPGSSWQEFKKIQDEWKAAGNIASPHNSTLWATFHALIDRYYSNRNIYFELKELDRKKNLQLKGELVEKVEALAKSLEGKPLSRGVLEEANAHFEEYKHIGPGPKAEQEVLWQRMKAALDVLYDARRAQTEDQKQLLSQNYEIKSKIYEALVPYTAFTSGSINEWNDKTKEVVALQEQWVNAKGQMLRDEGRELSKKFWATLKTFFHNKGEFFRQLEAKREQNLKLKTELCEAVEEILATGEDTSSNTDKVIALQKQWKQVGQVPEKFKDSIFNRFKKACDAYFDRKRAKNSEVEKEFVENLTKKQALCATIEAGAKSGEANLGDLNAFKSEWAGIGFVPKKDMQAINKRYIDAVNAYVSAIGKLSSREREQVILENEVSMVSDGESSRSLQRKEADIRRRMTQIENDLTIWQNNIEFFGRSKNGEKVRAEFVKKIEVAQKQLADLKHQLKIIREAL is encoded by the coding sequence ATGATTAACGACGGAGCAGAATTAAGCGAAAGCGAACAACTCACTCAGCAGAGTGTTGCAGCCATGGAAGAACTTGACGTGGTTGAAGAACAGTCAGTTGATTATACTCAACTTGACAAAAAGGGACTTGTGAATTTATTAGAAAACCAACTAATAATCGCGAAAAGTGAGGGGGCCAAACCTGCTGACTTTAAGCGAACAGACGAAATACTCAAGGAGGTTAAAGGGTTTTTCGATCAAATCAGGAAAACGGAACGTGACGAAGCAGAACAACGCTATATCGCTGAAACTGGCTCAGAAGAAGGATTTGAATTTAAACCTGATGACTTATCCCTGCGTTTTGAATCTTTGTATCGTCAAATTAAAGACGTCAAAAATCACTACTTTCAGGATTTAGAGAAGTTTAAAGATAAAAATTTCTCGGTAAAGACACAACTTCTTCAGCGCCTTCGTGAATTGGTCGATGCTGATGAAGCAAATACCAAAAACCCGGGCTCCAGCTGGCAGGAGTTCAAAAAAATTCAGGATGAGTGGAAAGCCGCAGGAAATATTGCCTCTCCTCACAACAGTACATTATGGGCTACCTTTCATGCATTGATCGACCGATATTACAGCAATCGAAACATCTATTTTGAACTCAAAGAACTTGACCGCAAGAAAAATTTACAGCTCAAGGGCGAGTTAGTAGAAAAAGTGGAAGCGCTTGCCAAAAGTTTGGAAGGTAAGCCCCTCAGTCGTGGTGTATTGGAAGAAGCCAATGCCCATTTTGAAGAATATAAGCACATCGGACCCGGCCCTAAAGCAGAGCAGGAAGTCCTATGGCAACGTATGAAAGCGGCTTTAGACGTTTTATATGATGCCCGCAGAGCACAGACTGAAGACCAGAAACAATTGCTTTCGCAGAATTACGAAATAAAGTCTAAGATATACGAAGCATTAGTACCATACACGGCATTTACGTCCGGCAGTATCAACGAATGGAATGATAAGACCAAGGAGGTAGTAGCGTTGCAGGAGCAGTGGGTAAATGCCAAAGGCCAGATGTTACGGGATGAAGGAAGGGAGTTGAGTAAAAAATTCTGGGCAACCCTGAAGACCTTCTTCCATAACAAGGGTGAGTTTTTTCGTCAGCTGGAAGCTAAACGTGAGCAGAACCTGAAGTTGAAAACAGAACTTTGCGAAGCGGTTGAAGAAATTTTAGCTACCGGTGAGGATACATCCAGTAACACGGATAAAGTAATTGCGCTCCAAAAACAATGGAAACAGGTAGGGCAGGTGCCTGAAAAATTCAAGGACTCCATTTTTAATCGTTTTAAGAAAGCCTGCGATGCGTATTTTGATCGTAAGCGTGCGAAAAATTCTGAGGTTGAAAAAGAATTCGTAGAAAACCTGACTAAAAAGCAAGCACTGTGTGCAACGATAGAGGCCGGTGCCAAATCAGGCGAAGCAAATTTAGGGGATCTCAATGCCTTTAAATCAGAGTGGGCCGGCATTGGATTTGTACCTAAAAAAGATATGCAGGCTATCAATAAACGTTATATTGATGCCGTAAATGCTTATGTAAGTGCCATTGGGAAGCTATCTTCAAGAGAAAGAGAGCAGGTGATTCTCGAAAATGAGGTATCAATGGTGTCAGATGGAGAATCGTCACGGAGCCTGCAACGGAAAGAGGCAGATATTCGACGTCGGATGACTCAAATTGAAAATGATTTAACCATTTGGCAAAACAATATTGAATTTTTTGGCCGTTCGAAAAATGGCGAGAAAGTTCGTGCGGAGTTTGTGAAAAAAATCGAAGTGGCTCAAAAGCAACTGGCTGATTTAAAGCACCAACTGAAAATTATTCGGGAAGCTTTATAA